The Panicum hallii strain FIL2 chromosome 5, PHallii_v3.1, whole genome shotgun sequence genome contains the following window.
ttgcATGACTTAAGTGCACTTGGTTGGGTTTGGCTTTCTAATAGTTCCCTTGTATGGATGAATTTGATTTGCTGCCATTGCTAAGAAGGTCTGTTTATGTGCCAAATTTGAGCAGAGTTGTTCTGTTTTGTCATAATTCAATCTTGAACCACCCATTTAATAACATCTTTATGTAATTTTGTATTGAATAGAGTCATTGCCTCTCCCATGGGCCATTAGAATGAAAATTGCTCTTGGTGCTGCCAAAGGCCTTGCTTTTCTTCATGAAGAAGCCGAAAGACCAGTAATATATCGGGATTTCAAAACATCCAATATTCTTTTAGATGCGGTAAGCAATTGTATTTAAATGTTGGCTATATTCGTTCATACAATTGCATTAGCCTATTTATTAAACATATTCTTTCAGGACTATAATGCGAAACTCTCTGATTTTGGACTTGCTAAAGATGGTCCTGAGGGTGATAAGACTCATGTGTCAACTAGAGTCATGGGAACATATGGATATGCTGCGCCTGAATATGTAATGACAGGTGAGTTGACCGATTGCGATATTGCTTAATCTATCTTCAAAGTTGCAGTAAATTTTCCATGCGATGTTAGCTTTCTCTATATATTTTGTTGAAATAATGTGCTAAACTGCTGTGAACTTCAATGCATTCTACTCCGTAGGTCTGAATTGTGTGTGTGACACACAACACAGACATGGACACGTGTGCGTACGCACACAAAGCTTCAGTAAACCTAAACACTCATGCACATGTGCttgcgtgtgtgcgtgtgtgcaagGTAGACTAAAGGTGCGTATGGCACATACAGGCAAGCATGGTAGACTGAAGTTGTTTATGCACACAAGTCAAGCATGTGTGCATGTGTGAGTGGTAGGCTGCAGTTgttgtgtgtttgtttgtgtcTGTATGTATTATAAGCTTGAATGCATTATAGTACACTATAATAAAGGTGTGTGTGACACTGGAAATTTGTGTGTGACACACAAACACATATGTTAGCGCTAGACGGAAGTTATTTATTTGTCCTTTCAGATGCTATGTAGGCTACATTCTATTGTTTTAGGTGCCTATAATTTTTCTTTGTATTTCCTACTGCTTATAAGTTTGTTTCTCATCCAGGTCACCTGACATCGAAAAGCGACGTATATAGCTTTGGTGTGGTGCTACTAGAGATGATGACCGGTAGAAGGTCAATGGACAAGAACAGGCCAAATGGGGAACACAACCTGGTTGAATGGGCTCGCCCCTATCTTGGAGAACGGCGCCGATTCTATAAGCTTGTAGATCCCCGTTTGGATGGGAACTTCTCGATAAAAGGAGCTCAGAAGACAGCTCAGCTGGCTCACGCCTGCCTCAGCCGTGATCCCAAGGCTAGGCCTCTGATGAGCCAAGTGGTAGAGGTCCTGAAGCCTCTCCAGAACCTCAAGGACATGGCCAGCTCTTCCTACTTCTTCCAGTCCATGCAACATGAGCGGCGCACAGCCCTTGCCAGCCCACATGGCAGTCAAAGCATGAAGGCGCAGAGCACCTTTGCACGGAACGGGCAGCAGCCGCTGAGGAGCCTCTCATATGGTCCTCATGCTTCCCCGTATCGCCAGTCCCCAAGGCCTGATGGCAAGCGGCAGTGAGACTCATGGTGATCATCTGCCTACAGTGATCAATTTCAGACCTGCGTTCCATCCTGAATCGGTGGATCGATAGGACCTGCCATGCATTACGTCCGTGGCATCTTAGCTCCCTATGCCGTGGACGATAAAGCAACAAGGATGATTGAAAATTTCGCAGATATCATCTGCGGTGTGAAAATTATTTCTTGTTATTGCTTAGATGTTAGCTGTCCTATGTTTACAACTCTTGATTCCTTGACTCGAAAGGTGGGATCAAACAGGGTTTTGGTCGTCTTTCAAACAATGCTCTTAAGGCAGCAGTAGGAATTGTTCCATCCAGAGAAACCATCAATAGGTAAGTCTGTTATATCCGTGTATGACTCTGATCTGTTATTCAAACTGTCGGTGGCTTTGTACTTAATTGTCATGTGGAGAAAAAGGCAAAAAAGGGGCAATGGGTGAAAGACCGTCGGCGTCGTCGGTCGTCGCCATGATAGTTCCATAATGCATGCTCGATGGCAGCAGCTCATCAGCTCATGCTCAGTTAAGGCACATGCATGTGCCATTGATGGGGTGACAGAGCTCGCTTTCAGGTGGCGGTACACATTTGCCGGATCGTAATCATGCATGGTTATGGCTGCCATCACTTCTGGCGTTTACGGTTCGTTCGGTCGATGCTGGTGATGTTATGCGGTGCGACAGGTCGTGTTTGTTACACTCGGTCAGGGGCTGGCAGTGCCGGCAACTTACAGTAGTAAGCAACCGAGTGTGGCTAGTGTCTTGGTGACACATGCGCGGTCGGCAAAGAGAGGCAGGCTACCCAAGAGAGAGAGGCTACCCATATCACGACGCTGGGTCACCGTGGCTTGACATAGGTGTTGATGGATCGTAGCTCTAGAGCGCTCTAGTGATAtcttcacaatccaacttgATTTTTACATATTTTTAATTTAAAATTGAATAAAATTGGAGCTGGCCTATATAGGATCTTACCCTTAGTTTAAGATCTTTTACTACCTCGCACTTGGCTGCCCAAGAAACTCATCCCCTCCACCCGAGCTTCCTAGGGGCAAACTGACAAAAGCCTCTACCACGCACGCGATGCGACAGGTCGTGTTTATTACACTCCGTGAGGGGCTGGCAGTGCCAGCAACTTAGCAATCAACTGAGAGTGGCAAGTGCCTTGGTGACACATGGCAAGTGTCTTGGATTTATGCCATTGTTTTATGTATTTCCCTGCATATATTCAATTTGTTGCTAAATTAGTATCTTCTTTTTTTGGATATGTTCAATATTCGGAGGCTCTATAGGGTATGATTGTGTGCATGTATTCATAGAGGTGAGTGTGCGTGCGTATCTATGAGTGTCCGCCTCTGTACCAtgttttgcaaaaagaaaaataaaaagaaaactGTGCACCTAAAACTCATTTTGACTACCTTAGCAGCCCACATGAACCCTTTGAAAAACTGGAAGGCCCTAGCCTCCTCATTACAGTAGAAGATATTGGGGGTATTTATGCcatacttttttttttgaaataccATTTATGCCATACTTAAAGTCTATAATTTGTCTCCATAGCTTACCATCGTCAGCTTGGTATCTTTTCAACCAGGAGCTTAGGAGGCAAATGTTAAAATCTCTTATGTTAGGAATTATACAGGCAAATCTTTTAGCCGTGATAAAGGTAAGGGCTTTGTTACGGTACTCCAAGGTACTCCAAAGTAACTGTGAATCGTTGATCTGATATCATATTACCTCCTAGGAGGTAATAgttttaatatttattttaAAATAGAAAATAGAGAATTAGTTGTAACTCCTATGGGATTAGTTGAGATCTAATTTTTCTATTTTTCCCTCATCTCCTGGCCGATCATCTCCCTAGCTCAAATCACATCACACAACCAGATTGCATGTTTGCTTTTTTCCCCCTCTATCATCATGTGACATATGCCAACCATATCTCATGATATGGATTTGTTAAGGAAAAAAGTGACATGGCACATGATCTAATAGTATGATCTTATAATAGGTGTGAGATGGGTGAGTTGTAACTTTTTTATCTTAACGTGACACGGGCAAGTTGTAACATTTTTTTTCGTAAGATGACATATATAAGTTGTAATATTTATTTTGTAATGTGACATATGTGAGTTGTATTATTTTTTTTCAGAACATGATATAGGTGACTTGTAATATTTATTTCGTAACGTGATATAGGCGTTCGTAATGTGACATAGATAAGTTGTAACATTTTTTTACCTAAGACAAGTGTGTATTAGAATGTGTTATTTTTCATAACGTGACATAATGACACATGACAAATCCAATTTATGAATGTGATTCATATGATGTTGTTTAGATAACTAGAGAAAAATTGAGCTATTAGATCTAACAGTCCTAATATGGTGTAACGCGATAAATATGTCGCAAGATTTGGAAAAATATAAAGATATATGTAACCCTTACATTGTGTACCGTGACAAGTTTGAAAAAAAATAgatatatgcaatactgatgtGATATAATTCACTAGCATGATCTAACATTGCACGTGCGAACTTgagaaaaatattttcaaacaAAGAACGTGAAGTTTCCAACTCCCCTAAAATATTGTATGGCTGCATGTCTGCATATGCTCGCCTGTCGTGTGTTTTTTTTCCAAACAATTCACACGTTCTCATATTTTCTCATGCACGATCCTGCCAATAACCATGCATTTTTGCAGTGGTAAGAAACTAATCCTAACAAAAtgggagagaaagagaggggtTGTTATGCACGTATACATGCAAACATGCATGTTCCTCTGTGAGCATGCGGTGAAGCCCGGttgtttcttttttcctttgtagttaattattttatctttcctaatatttaaggGTCCAGATTTATTTGAAGTCTCACCTCCTAGCAGGTAATTGGAGTACCGTAGCAAGACCTTAAAGGCAAAGACGTTACTCAGCGGTACTGTTATTAGAACCGGGTTGTGAGTCAGGTAGATAGCGTCAGTGGACGAGGACGACGACAGCGCATTGGAGCCCGTGCGTGGCGATAATGGACGTGTGTAAAGGTACATATTCGGACAACGAGGAAATTCTCATCATAAGCCACTAGAGGTCGATTAAGGACACCATTGTCATATTCCGAGGTGTCACCAACTCACCATCAGCGTCAGCGAACGAACGAAACGCGGTCACGGGACGGCGAATTCGCCGGTCAGCCACTATTTACATGCATTCTCTATGAGCTGAATGGCTTGATGCCTGCCTGTTTCAACTCTGACGGCACTGCCGGTTCTCATCATCCGGGCGGCGACCGAGGCGCTGCTGGCGGCTCGGCAGGGGAGACGACTTTGAAACTGCCTGCCACGGCACCATCCTGTGTGCTGCATCTTAGTTCCAACCCAAACGGCCAAACCTTTTGATTATTAGTCGGATAAGTCTGAAGACAATCAAGCAAATCATATCACTTGCGTTTGTTAATATAAACTGAACTTCAGTTCGGAAAAAAAAACTGTACTAGAATTCAGACAGGAGGCACTGTCTATAGGTGCCACCTCAGCGTTGCGGCCTACACCGGGCAGTTGCGTGATCTAGTATATGTCCATTGATTTCCTGAATTTTTAGTGCACTTGGTTGCTTCTTGTCTCTCCTCCACTCATCAGTGGATAGTGAGATTGCACAAGTCTTCTTCCCCTTCGCTGAGCTCCATCAGGAGCCAATCCATCCATCGTTCGCTCGTCCGATCGAGCTAGCATCAATCAACTCAGATGGGCGCGGGGTCGTCGTCGATCCAGTCGTCGGTGGACTTGCCGCAGCTGCTGTGCTTCGTGTGCGTGGAGCAGTCGACGGTGGCCATGGAGGAGACGTGCGGGCGCTACGACACGGTGCTGGAGCCGGGCTGCCACTTCATGCCCTGGTGCGTCGGCCGGAGGGTCGCCGGCTACCTCTCCCTCCGCGTGCAGCAGCTCGACGTCCGCTGCGAGACCAAGAGCAAGGACAACGTCTTCGTCACCGTCGTGGCGTCCGTGCAGTACCGCGCCCTGGCCGACAGGGCCTACGACGCCTTCTACCGCCTCAGCAACACCCGCGAGCAGATCCAGTCCTACGTCTTTGACGGTAACTAACTGTTCAATTGATCGAGCACGGATTCCTCTTTCGATTCTGACTCATGGATGATGTGCCGAGCAATCAAATGATTTCAGTGATCCGCGCGAGCGTGCCGAACATGAACCTGGACCAGGTGTTCGAGCAGAAGAACGAGGTGGcgcgggcggtggaggaggagctcgccAAGGCGATGGCCATGTACGGGTACGAGATCGTGCAGACGCTGATCGTGGACATCGAGCCCGACGAGGTGGTGAAGCGCGCCATGAACGACATcaacgcggcggcgcggctgcgcgtggcggcggcggagcgcgcCGAGGCCGAGAAGATCCAGCAGGTGAAGCGCGCCGAGGGGGAGGCCGAGTCCAAGTACCTGGCGGGCGTCGGCGTCGCGCGCCAGCGCCAGGCCATCGTCGAGGGCCTCCGCCGCTTCGTGCCCGACGAGAAGTCCGTCATGGACATGGTCCTCGCCACGCAGTACTTCGACACCATCAGGGACATCGGCGCCACGTCGCGCGCCGCCACCGTCTTCATCCCGCACGGCCCCGGCGCGGTGCACGACCTCGCCACGCAGGTCCGCGACGGCGTGCTCCAGGCCGCCGCGCACGCACCCGCCGCCGGAGCCAGGTGA
Protein-coding sequences here:
- the LOC112892283 gene encoding hypersensitive-induced response protein 1-like produces the protein MGAGSSSIQSSVDLPQLLCFVCVEQSTVAMEETCGRYDTVLEPGCHFMPWCVGRRVAGYLSLRVQQLDVRCETKSKDNVFVTVVASVQYRALADRAYDAFYRLSNTREQIQSYVFDVIRASVPNMNLDQVFEQKNEVARAVEEELAKAMAMYGYEIVQTLIVDIEPDEVVKRAMNDINAAARLRVAAAERAEAEKIQQVKRAEGEAESKYLAGVGVARQRQAIVEGLRRFVPDEKSVMDMVLATQYFDTIRDIGATSRAATVFIPHGPGAVHDLATQVRDGVLQAAAHAPAAGAR
- the LOC112892282 gene encoding probable serine/threonine-protein kinase PIX7 isoform X1, with the translated sequence MGERQEGKRRGVEDGKWKGTGKAKPKAKAVVAEDAAPATGCWIRFPRLRGCMSSRAKVDSSTSGGGGGESKLATDGCQDQSIPPASGSTTTSNTGSLSPSSIVGEELKLAFQLRRFTFNELKCATRNFRPESLLGEGGFGCVFKGWIEENGTAPVKPGTGLTVAVKTLNHDGLQGHKEWVAEVDFLGNLQHPHLVKLVGYCIEDDQRLLVYEFMPRGSLENHLFRKSLPLPWAIRMKIALGAAKGLAFLHEEAERPVIYRDFKTSNILLDADYNAKLSDFGLAKDGPEGDKTHVSTRVMGTYGYAAPEYVMTGHLTSKSDVYSFGVVLLEMMTGRRSMDKNRPNGEHNLVEWARPYLGERRRFYKLVDPRLDGNFSIKGAQKTAQLAHACLSRDPKARPLMSQVVEVLKPLQNLKDMASSSYFFQSMQHERRTALASPHGSQSMKAQSTFARNGQQPLRSLSYGPHASPYRQSPRPDGKRQ
- the LOC112892282 gene encoding probable serine/threonine-protein kinase PIX7 isoform X2, which gives rise to MGERQEGKRRGVEDGKWKGTGKAKPKAKAVVAEDAAPATGCWIRFPRLRGCMSSRAKVDSSTSGGGGESKLATDGCQDQSIPPASGSTTTSNTGSLSPSSIVGEELKLAFQLRRFTFNELKCATRNFRPESLLGEGGFGCVFKGWIEENGTAPVKPGTGLTVAVKTLNHDGLQGHKEWVAEVDFLGNLQHPHLVKLVGYCIEDDQRLLVYEFMPRGSLENHLFRKSLPLPWAIRMKIALGAAKGLAFLHEEAERPVIYRDFKTSNILLDADYNAKLSDFGLAKDGPEGDKTHVSTRVMGTYGYAAPEYVMTGHLTSKSDVYSFGVVLLEMMTGRRSMDKNRPNGEHNLVEWARPYLGERRRFYKLVDPRLDGNFSIKGAQKTAQLAHACLSRDPKARPLMSQVVEVLKPLQNLKDMASSSYFFQSMQHERRTALASPHGSQSMKAQSTFARNGQQPLRSLSYGPHASPYRQSPRPDGKRQ